One region of Streptomyces capillispiralis genomic DNA includes:
- a CDS encoding small secreted protein: MEGTNPVNKKLAAALSGGAVLVLALTGCGGDDSNEKLDAWAKQVCDAVQPQAAKIRSANAAIQKETSDNSTPEEVQKADSKAFQDMSDAYRAIGAAVTKAGAPDVENGEKKQTDAVKELNGISASYASLKKQVDGLDTDDQAKFADGLKDIASELDKLSKSGNDALSALEEGEVGEAMSRQSSCQTATATAQATKS, translated from the coding sequence ATGGAAGGGACCAATCCGGTGAACAAGAAGCTCGCGGCCGCACTGTCCGGCGGTGCGGTACTGGTACTGGCGCTGACGGGATGCGGCGGCGACGACTCCAACGAAAAGCTCGACGCCTGGGCGAAGCAGGTCTGCGACGCGGTGCAGCCGCAGGCCGCGAAGATCAGATCGGCCAACGCCGCGATCCAGAAGGAGACCTCGGACAACAGCACGCCGGAAGAGGTCCAGAAGGCCGACTCGAAGGCCTTCCAGGACATGTCCGACGCCTACAGGGCGATCGGTGCCGCCGTGACCAAGGCCGGGGCCCCGGACGTCGAGAACGGCGAGAAGAAGCAGACGGACGCGGTCAAGGAGCTCAACGGCATCTCCGCCTCCTACGCCTCGCTGAAGAAGCAGGTCGACGGCCTCGACACCGACGACCAGGCGAAGTTCGCCGACGGCCTCAAGGACATCGCCTCCGAGCTGGACAAGCTGAGCAAGAGCGGCAACGACGCCCTCAGCGCGCTGGAGGAGGGTGAGGTCGGCGAGGCGATGTCCCGGCAGTCCAGCTGCCAGACGGCCACCGCGACGGCGCAGGCCACCAAGAGCTGA
- a CDS encoding sodium-translocating pyrophosphatase, with protein sequence MAGLSISHESGQPTSLAAAVLTDDNRLLVVVIGVVALAALVVAGVLVRQVLAAGEGTDSMKKIAAAVQEGANAYLARQLRTLGVFAVIVFFLLMLLPADDWNQRAGRSVFFLIGAAFSAATGYIGMWLAVRSNVRVAAAAREATPAAGEPEKDLTAVSHKAMKIAFRTGGVVGMFTVGLGLLGASCVVLVYAADAPKVLEGFGLGAALIAMFMRVGGGIFTKAADVGADLVGKVEHGIPEDDPRNAATIADNVGDNVGDCAGMAADLFESYAVTLVAALILGSAAFGDAGLAFPLLVPAIGVLTAMIGIFAVAPRRADRSGMSAINRGFFVSAVISLVLVAIAVFVYLPSSYADLDGVTDAAIQGRDGDPRILALVAVAIGIVLAALIQQLTGYFTETTRRPVRDIGKTSLTGPATVVLAGISIGLESAVYTALLIGLGVYGAFLLGGTSIMLALFAVALAGTGLLTTVGVIVAMDTFGPVSDNAQGIAEMSGDVQGAGAQVLTNLDAVGNTTKAITKGIAIATAVLAAAALFGSYRDAITTGARDVGEKLSGEGAPMSLMMDISQPNNLVGLVAGAAVVFLFSGLAINAVSRSAGSVVFEVRRQFREKPGIMDYSEKPEYGKVVDICTKDALRELATPGLLAVMAPIFIGFTLGVGALGAFLAGAIGAGTLMAVFLANSGGAWDNAKKLVEDGHHGGKGSEAHAATVIGDTVGDPFKDTAGPAINPLLKVMNLVALLIAPAVIKFSYGADESVGMRVLIAVLALVVIVGAVYVSKRRGIAVGDEDDAEPEPKSADPAVVS encoded by the coding sequence ATGGCGGGGCTTTCCATCTCACATGAGTCGGGCCAACCCACATCCCTCGCAGCCGCCGTGCTGACCGACGACAACCGCCTGCTCGTGGTGGTCATCGGCGTCGTGGCGCTGGCGGCGCTGGTGGTCGCGGGAGTCCTGGTGCGCCAGGTCCTCGCGGCCGGCGAGGGCACTGACAGCATGAAGAAGATCGCCGCGGCGGTCCAGGAGGGCGCGAACGCCTATCTGGCCCGCCAGCTGCGCACCCTCGGCGTATTCGCCGTGATCGTGTTCTTCCTGCTCATGCTGCTGCCCGCGGACGACTGGAATCAGCGTGCCGGACGGTCGGTGTTCTTCTTGATCGGAGCGGCGTTCTCGGCGGCCACCGGCTATATCGGCATGTGGCTCGCCGTGCGCAGCAATGTGCGGGTCGCGGCGGCGGCGCGCGAAGCCACCCCGGCCGCGGGCGAACCGGAAAAGGATCTCACCGCGGTCTCGCACAAAGCGATGAAGATCGCTTTCCGTACGGGCGGTGTGGTCGGCATGTTCACCGTGGGCCTCGGTCTGCTCGGCGCCTCCTGCGTGGTGCTGGTGTACGCGGCGGACGCGCCGAAGGTGCTCGAGGGGTTCGGTCTCGGGGCCGCGCTGATCGCGATGTTCATGCGGGTCGGCGGCGGCATCTTCACCAAGGCCGCCGACGTCGGCGCCGACCTGGTCGGCAAGGTCGAGCACGGCATTCCGGAGGACGATCCGCGCAATGCCGCGACCATCGCCGACAACGTGGGCGACAACGTCGGCGACTGCGCGGGCATGGCGGCCGACCTCTTCGAGTCGTACGCCGTGACCCTGGTGGCCGCGCTGATCCTCGGCTCGGCGGCGTTCGGCGACGCGGGGCTGGCGTTCCCGCTGCTGGTGCCCGCGATCGGTGTCCTCACCGCGATGATCGGCATCTTCGCGGTGGCCCCGAGGCGGGCCGACCGCAGCGGCATGAGCGCGATCAACCGGGGGTTCTTCGTCTCCGCAGTGATCTCGCTCGTGCTGGTGGCGATCGCGGTGTTCGTCTACCTGCCGTCGTCCTACGCCGACCTCGACGGCGTCACCGACGCGGCGATCCAGGGCAGGGACGGCGACCCGCGGATCCTCGCGCTCGTCGCCGTGGCCATCGGCATCGTGCTGGCCGCCCTGATCCAGCAGCTCACCGGCTACTTCACCGAGACCACCCGGCGCCCCGTGCGGGACATCGGCAAGACCTCGCTGACGGGTCCGGCCACCGTCGTCCTCGCCGGCATCTCGATCGGGCTCGAATCCGCGGTCTACACCGCCCTGTTGATCGGGCTCGGCGTGTACGGTGCGTTCCTGCTCGGCGGTACGTCGATCATGCTGGCGCTGTTCGCGGTGGCGCTGGCGGGCACCGGACTGCTCACCACGGTCGGCGTGATCGTCGCCATGGACACCTTCGGCCCGGTCTCCGACAACGCCCAGGGCATCGCCGAGATGTCCGGTGACGTCCAGGGCGCGGGCGCCCAGGTGCTCACCAACCTGGACGCGGTCGGCAACACCACCAAGGCCATCACCAAGGGCATCGCCATCGCCACGGCCGTCCTGGCGGCGGCGGCGCTGTTCGGCTCGTACCGGGACGCCATCACCACCGGCGCGCGGGACGTGGGCGAGAAGCTCAGCGGTGAGGGCGCGCCGATGAGCCTGATGATGGACATCTCCCAGCCGAACAACCTCGTCGGTCTGGTCGCGGGCGCGGCGGTCGTCTTCCTCTTCTCGGGGCTGGCGATCAACGCGGTGTCGCGGTCGGCGGGTTCCGTGGTGTTCGAGGTGCGGCGGCAGTTCCGCGAGAAGCCCGGGATCATGGACTACAGCGAGAAACCGGAGTACGGCAAGGTCGTCGACATCTGCACCAAGGACGCCCTGCGGGAGCTCGCCACACCGGGACTGCTCGCCGTGATGGCGCCCATCTTCATCGGGTTCACGCTCGGCGTCGGCGCCCTGGGCGCCTTCCTGGCGGGCGCGATCGGCGCGGGCACGCTGATGGCGGTCTTCCTCGCCAACTCCGGCGGAGCGTGGGACAACGCGAAGAAGCTCGTCGAGGACGGTCATCACGGCGGGAAGGGCAGCGAGGCCCATGCGGCGACCGTCATCGGCGACACCGTCGGCGACCCCTTCAAGGACACCGCCGGACCCGCGATCAACCCCCTGCTGAAGGTGATGAACCTGGTGGCGCTGCTCATCGCGCCCGCGGTCATCAAGTTCTCCTACGGCGCGGACGAGAGCGTCGGGATGCGGGTGCTCATCGCGGTCCTGGCGCTGGTCGTGATCGTCGGCGCGGTGTACGTGTCCAAGCGGCGCGGCATCGCCGTGGGCGACGAGGACGACGCCGAGCCGGAGCCCAAGTCGGCCGACCCGGCGGTGGTTTCCTAG
- a CDS encoding ATP-binding protein, with protein sequence MATVELRFSALPEHVRTARLVAAAVARRAGVDEAVLDEVRLAVGEACSRAVGLHQNGGISAPVKVLLIEEEKQFSIEVGDEAPHAAPGERAPGDGPGDADGETEEDEMGLAVISGLVDDVEVSAGEHGGSIRMRWPTAPPATLIA encoded by the coding sequence ATGGCCACCGTTGAACTCCGCTTCAGCGCGCTGCCCGAGCATGTCAGGACCGCCCGTCTCGTGGCGGCGGCGGTTGCGCGCAGGGCCGGAGTGGACGAGGCCGTCCTCGACGAGGTCAGGCTCGCCGTCGGCGAGGCGTGCTCCCGAGCCGTGGGACTGCATCAGAACGGCGGCATCTCGGCACCCGTGAAGGTGCTGCTGATCGAGGAGGAGAAGCAGTTCTCCATCGAGGTCGGCGACGAGGCGCCCCATGCGGCCCCTGGTGAGCGGGCGCCCGGAGACGGGCCCGGCGACGCCGACGGGGAGACCGAGGAGGACGAGATGGGCCTCGCGGTCATCAGCGGCCTCGTCGACGACGTCGAGGTCAGCGCGGGGGAGCACGGCGGGTCGATCCGCATGAGGTGGCCGACCGCGCCGCCGGCCACGCTCATCGCCTGA
- the bldG gene encoding anti-sigma factor antagonist BldG, with the protein MDLSLSTETMGDRTIVRVGGEIDVYTAPKLREQLVELVNDGSFHLVVDMEGVDFLDSTGLGVLVGGLKRVRAHEGSLRLVCNQERILKIFRITGLTKVFPIHTSVEEAVAATD; encoded by the coding sequence GTGGACCTGTCCCTGTCGACCGAGACCATGGGCGATCGCACGATCGTCAGGGTCGGTGGCGAAATCGACGTATATACCGCGCCCAAGCTGCGCGAGCAGCTGGTCGAGCTGGTGAACGACGGCAGTTTCCACCTTGTCGTCGACATGGAGGGTGTGGACTTCCTCGACTCCACCGGACTCGGCGTGCTGGTCGGCGGCCTGAAGCGCGTCCGGGCCCATGAGGGCTCGCTGCGCCTGGTCTGCAACCAGGAGCGCATTCTCAAGATTTTCCGCATTACCGGCCTCACCAAGGTGTTCCCGATCCACACCTCGGTCGAGGAAGCGGTGGCGGCCACCGACTGA
- a CDS encoding DEAD/DEAH box helicase, giving the protein MAFNHLPAGVHDALAPLSVTPVTHSVPMAKNHRSDRPSTDTPSRPSPGTVLDRLASGPSRAARVTHTEHLPPRAGRHAVWPDRIRTEVVAAVRAAGIDHPWVHQARAAEHALDGESVVIATGTASGKSLAYLAPVLSTLLDGAEAPNGRGATALYLAPTKALAADQCRSVKELSQTLGHSVRAAAYDGDTPFEEREWIRQYGNYVLTNPDMLHRGILPSHARWSSFLKSLKYVVIDECHTYRGVFGSHVAQVLRRLRRLCARYGSSPVFLLASATAAEPAVAAGRLTGLPVVEVADDASPRGELVFALWEPPLTELHGEKGAPVRRTATAEAADLLTDLTVQGMRSITFVRSRRGAELISVIAQERLAEVDRSLARRVAAYRGGYLPEERRALERALHSGELLGLAATNALELGVDISGLDAVVIAGYPGTRASLWQQAGRAGRSGQGALAVLVARDDPLDTFLVHHPEALFDRPVESTVLDPDNPYVLAPHLCAAAEELPLTEEDLDLFGPATEELLPQLESAKLLRRRTKAWHWTRRERAADLTGIRGGGGRPVQVVETGTGRLLGTVDAGAAHASVHEGAVHLHQGLTYLVRSLDLEDSVALVERANPTYTTVARDTTAITVLETDTEIPWGDGRLCYGSVEVTNQVVSFLRRRLITGEVLGETKLDLPPRTLRTRAVWWTVTEDQLDRARINPEILGGALHAAEHASIGMLPLFATCDRWDIGGVSIPLHPDTLLPTVFVYDGHPGGAGFAERAFHTAHAWLTATRQAIASCECEAGCPSCIQSPKCGNGNDPLHKRGAVRLLTVLLAGAPGEALEGSAEAEPSAGGGGAAPGPAPGA; this is encoded by the coding sequence ATGGCATTCAATCACTTACCGGCAGGCGTGCACGACGCCTTGGCCCCATTGTCCGTCACGCCAGTGACACACTCGGTGCCGATGGCCAAGAATCACCGATCCGATCGACCCTCGACGGACACCCCGTCCAGGCCCTCGCCGGGCACGGTCCTGGACCGGCTCGCGTCCGGGCCGAGCCGGGCTGCGCGCGTCACTCATACGGAGCACTTGCCCCCGCGTGCGGGTCGCCATGCCGTCTGGCCGGACCGGATCCGCACGGAGGTCGTCGCCGCCGTGCGGGCCGCGGGCATCGACCACCCCTGGGTCCACCAGGCACGCGCCGCCGAGCACGCCCTGGACGGCGAGTCCGTCGTGATCGCCACCGGCACCGCGTCCGGGAAGTCCCTGGCGTACCTCGCACCGGTCCTGTCCACGCTCCTGGACGGCGCGGAGGCCCCGAACGGCCGCGGCGCGACCGCCCTCTACCTCGCCCCCACCAAGGCCCTCGCAGCCGACCAGTGCCGGTCGGTGAAGGAACTTTCACAAACACTGGGCCATTCGGTGCGCGCGGCGGCCTACGACGGCGACACTCCGTTCGAGGAACGCGAGTGGATCCGCCAGTACGGCAACTACGTCCTGACCAACCCGGACATGCTGCACCGCGGCATCCTGCCCTCCCACGCCCGGTGGTCCTCCTTCCTGAAGTCGCTGAAGTACGTCGTCATCGACGAGTGCCACACCTACCGGGGCGTGTTCGGCTCGCACGTGGCCCAGGTGCTGCGCCGGCTGCGGCGCCTGTGCGCCCGCTACGGCTCCTCGCCCGTGTTCCTGCTGGCGTCCGCGACCGCCGCCGAACCCGCCGTCGCCGCCGGCCGCCTCACCGGACTGCCGGTGGTGGAGGTGGCCGACGACGCCTCACCACGCGGTGAACTGGTGTTCGCCCTGTGGGAGCCGCCGCTGACCGAGCTGCACGGCGAAAAGGGCGCACCCGTCCGCCGTACGGCCACCGCCGAGGCGGCCGACCTGCTGACCGACCTCACCGTCCAGGGCATGCGCTCGATCACCTTCGTGCGCTCCCGGCGCGGCGCCGAACTGATCTCCGTGATCGCTCAGGAGCGCCTCGCCGAGGTGGACCGCTCGCTCGCCCGGCGGGTCGCGGCCTACCGGGGCGGTTATCTCCCCGAGGAACGCCGCGCCCTCGAACGCGCCCTGCACTCCGGTGAACTCCTCGGCCTCGCCGCGACGAACGCCCTCGAACTCGGCGTGGACATCTCCGGCCTGGACGCGGTGGTCATCGCCGGGTATCCCGGCACCCGGGCCTCCCTGTGGCAGCAGGCCGGCCGCGCGGGACGGTCCGGGCAGGGCGCCCTCGCCGTCCTGGTCGCCCGCGACGACCCCTTGGACACCTTCCTCGTCCACCATCCCGAGGCCCTCTTCGACCGGCCCGTGGAGTCCACCGTCCTCGACCCCGACAACCCCTACGTGCTCGCCCCGCACCTGTGCGCGGCGGCCGAGGAACTGCCCCTGACCGAGGAGGACCTGGACCTCTTCGGCCCGGCCACCGAGGAACTGCTCCCGCAGCTGGAGTCGGCGAAACTGCTGCGGCGGCGGACGAAGGCCTGGCACTGGACCCGCCGGGAACGGGCCGCGGACCTGACCGGCATCCGCGGTGGGGGCGGCCGGCCCGTGCAGGTCGTCGAGACCGGCACGGGCCGGCTGCTGGGCACGGTCGACGCGGGCGCGGCACACGCGAGCGTCCACGAGGGCGCGGTCCACCTGCACCAGGGCCTCACCTATCTCGTCCGCTCCCTCGACCTGGAGGACTCCGTCGCCCTGGTCGAACGGGCGAACCCGACCTACACCACGGTCGCCCGCGACACGACGGCCATCACCGTGCTGGAGACGGACACCGAGATCCCGTGGGGCGACGGCCGCCTGTGCTACGGCTCCGTCGAGGTCACCAACCAAGTGGTCTCCTTCCTGCGCCGGCGGCTCATCACCGGCGAAGTGCTCGGCGAGACGAAACTCGACCTCCCTCCTCGTACGCTGCGCACCCGCGCGGTGTGGTGGACGGTCACCGAGGACCAGCTCGACCGGGCCAGGATCAACCCGGAGATCCTCGGTGGCGCCCTGCACGCCGCCGAGCACGCGTCGATCGGCATGCTGCCGCTCTTCGCGACCTGCGACCGCTGGGACATCGGCGGCGTCTCGATCCCCCTGCACCCCGACACCCTGCTGCCCACGGTCTTCGTCTACGACGGCCATCCCGGCGGCGCGGGCTTCGCGGAACGCGCCTTCCACACCGCCCACGCCTGGCTCACCGCCACCCGTCAGGCCATCGCCTCCTGCGAGTGCGAGGCCGGGTGCCCCTCCTGCATCCAGTCCCCCAAGTGCGGCAACGGCAACGACCCTCTGCACAAGCGGGGCGCGGTCCGGCTGCTCACCGTGCTGCTGGCGGGGGCGCCGGGGGAGGCGCTGGAGGGGTCGGCGGAGGCTGAGCCGTCTGCGGGAGGGGGCGGGGCGGCGCCCGGGCCTGCTCCGGGGGCCTAG
- a CDS encoding Rv3654c family TadE-like protein: MGGRGTGGCPDRGSATVWSVGAIAVLCVVFGVVAALGHAVAVRHRAAGGADLAALAAADHWTRGGTEACARADRVARAQGTRLVRCVITGEVSDVSVASGRGPFTVEVRARAAPAGPAEPTAPDAAPAMGSGPGPASSAG, from the coding sequence CTGGGCGGCCGTGGGACCGGTGGCTGTCCGGACCGTGGGTCCGCGACCGTCTGGAGTGTCGGGGCGATCGCCGTGCTGTGTGTCGTCTTCGGCGTGGTCGCGGCCCTGGGGCACGCCGTGGCGGTCCGGCACCGGGCGGCCGGGGGCGCGGACCTGGCGGCGCTCGCGGCGGCGGACCACTGGACGCGGGGCGGCACGGAGGCCTGCGCGCGGGCGGACCGGGTGGCTCGCGCGCAGGGGACGAGGCTCGTGCGGTGCGTGATCACCGGCGAGGTGTCGGACGTGTCGGTGGCGTCGGGCCGGGGGCCGTTCACGGTGGAGGTCAGGGCACGGGCGGCGCCTGCCGGCCCGGCGGAACCCACGGCCCCGGATGCGGCGCCGGCCATGGGTTCGGGTCCCGGCCCAGCCTCAAGCGCAGGCTAG
- a CDS encoding TadE family type IV pilus minor pilin: MAGCERRADRGFVTAESAMVLPVLVMFATALVWGLLVVAAQIQCVDAARTGARAAARQDPPDVVVEVTREVAPPGATVTVSREAEQVRVVVVARPPVLHGLPFELREEAVAAAEEFVGEGA, encoded by the coding sequence ATGGCCGGATGTGAGCGGCGCGCTGACCGGGGGTTCGTGACGGCGGAGTCGGCCATGGTGCTGCCCGTCCTGGTGATGTTCGCCACGGCGCTGGTCTGGGGCCTGCTGGTGGTGGCGGCGCAGATCCAGTGCGTGGACGCGGCGCGCACGGGCGCTCGCGCGGCGGCCCGGCAGGATCCGCCGGACGTGGTCGTCGAGGTGACCCGTGAGGTGGCGCCGCCCGGCGCGACGGTCACGGTGAGCCGGGAGGCCGAGCAGGTCCGGGTGGTCGTCGTGGCCAGGCCGCCGGTTCTGCACGGGCTGCCCTTCGAACTGAGGGAGGAGGCCGTCGCGGCGGCGGAGGAGTTCGTGGGGGAGGGGGCGTGA
- a CDS encoding DUF4244 domain-containing protein, whose protein sequence is MYQVVRARVRALMRTVRTACAARAVRRDTGMVTSEYAMGIVAAVAFSVVLYKVVTSGPVSTALRNIVQQALDGRM, encoded by the coding sequence ATGTATCAGGTGGTGCGGGCGCGAGTGCGTGCCCTGATGCGCACGGTGCGCACGGCATGTGCGGCGCGTGCGGTACGGCGGGACACGGGAATGGTGACCTCGGAGTACGCGATGGGAATCGTCGCGGCGGTGGCGTTCTCCGTGGTGCTCTACAAGGTGGTCACCAGCGGGCCGGTCAGCACGGCGCTGCGGAACATCGTGCAGCAGGCACTCGATGGCCGGATGTGA
- a CDS encoding type II secretion system F family protein, which produces MSGDVIHRLGAVVGTVSVLAWLARWWSRTRRERRVRRRLAEVLALERTATASRLTRLSALRGWLPYAGVAGAGWVLVGGLAGVAVGLVAAAGLWRWRLRRPPAAAGAREADTARAARQLPLAADLLSACIAAGAGPVLAAQAVGEALGGPVGDALARGAAEVRLGGEPGAAWRDLASLPGAASLARLLERADVAGLPLAAPVARLAAEARARWTRAATARARRAAVLISAPVGLCFLPAFISVGVLPVVIGLAGGVLGGGGV; this is translated from the coding sequence ATGAGCGGGGACGTCATCCACAGGCTGGGGGCGGTGGTGGGGACCGTTTCGGTGCTCGCCTGGCTGGCGCGATGGTGGAGCCGGACGCGCCGTGAGCGGCGGGTGCGGCGACGACTGGCCGAGGTGCTGGCCCTGGAGCGCACGGCGACCGCCTCACGCCTCACACGACTGAGTGCCCTGCGGGGTTGGCTGCCGTACGCGGGCGTGGCGGGTGCCGGGTGGGTGCTGGTGGGCGGTCTCGCCGGAGTGGCCGTGGGGCTGGTCGCCGCGGCCGGGCTGTGGCGGTGGCGCCTGCGGCGGCCGCCGGCCGCCGCGGGGGCACGGGAAGCGGACACCGCCCGGGCGGCACGTCAGCTGCCCCTGGCCGCGGATCTGCTGTCCGCCTGCATCGCGGCGGGCGCGGGGCCGGTACTGGCCGCACAGGCCGTCGGAGAGGCCTTGGGCGGACCGGTCGGTGACGCGCTGGCCCGCGGCGCGGCGGAGGTGCGGCTGGGCGGTGAACCGGGGGCGGCCTGGCGCGACCTGGCCTCGCTCCCGGGGGCCGCGTCCCTGGCCCGGCTGCTGGAGCGGGCCGATGTGGCCGGGCTGCCGCTGGCCGCCCCGGTGGCCCGGCTCGCCGCCGAGGCCCGCGCGCGGTGGACCCGCGCGGCGACGGCACGGGCCCGGCGGGCGGCGGTCCTGATCAGCGCGCCGGTGGGCCTGTGCTTCCTGCCCGCCTTCATCTCGGTCGGCGTGCTGCCCGTGGTGATCGGGCTCGCGGGTGGGGTGCTGGGAGGGGGTGGTGTGTGA
- a CDS encoding type II secretion system F family protein: MNGTTEVSTGAAVACLGTAAWLLGGGQAGARRARLLLAGGGSAGGGPPGRPRSARAVERIRGRLRAEWWSLAVGGVLAVLGASVLPAVAGAAGVPLLRRMRRAAGERRVREERGDAVIALCGALAGEVRAGRQPGEALLPAARDSGGLGDMQAAVLAAARFGGDVPDALAAAARQPGGEGLRGLAACWRVAVDQGAGLAAGLDRLEAALRAERDQRDDLRAQLAGARATAVVLAGLPVVGLALGAALGADPLHVLLHTPSGLVCLAAGAVLEGLGLWWALRIMRGAEEVTA, encoded by the coding sequence ATGAACGGGACGACCGAGGTGTCGACGGGCGCGGCCGTGGCGTGCCTGGGGACCGCTGCCTGGCTGCTGGGCGGCGGGCAGGCCGGGGCCAGGCGGGCGCGGCTGCTGCTGGCCGGCGGCGGTTCGGCGGGAGGCGGGCCACCGGGCCGGCCCCGGTCGGCCCGCGCCGTCGAGCGGATCCGCGGGCGGCTGCGTGCCGAGTGGTGGTCGTTGGCGGTCGGCGGGGTGCTGGCGGTGCTGGGCGCGTCGGTGCTCCCGGCCGTCGCGGGGGCGGCAGGGGTGCCCTTGCTGCGGCGGATGCGCAGGGCCGCCGGGGAGCGCCGGGTGCGGGAGGAGCGGGGGGACGCGGTGATCGCGTTGTGCGGTGCGCTGGCCGGTGAGGTGCGCGCCGGGAGGCAGCCGGGGGAGGCGCTGCTGCCGGCCGCGCGGGACTCCGGCGGGCTCGGTGACATGCAGGCGGCGGTGCTGGCCGCAGCGCGGTTCGGCGGGGACGTACCGGACGCGCTCGCCGCGGCGGCGCGACAGCCGGGCGGCGAAGGGCTGCGGGGACTCGCCGCGTGCTGGCGGGTGGCGGTGGACCAGGGTGCAGGACTGGCGGCCGGCCTCGACCGGCTGGAGGCGGCGCTGCGTGCCGAACGGGACCAGCGCGACGACCTGCGCGCCCAGTTGGCCGGTGCCCGTGCCACGGCGGTGGTGCTCGCCGGGCTGCCGGTCGTGGGCCTGGCGCTCGGTGCGGCGCTCGGCGCGGACCCGCTGCACGTCCTGCTGCACACACCGTCGGGACTGGTCTGCCTGGCGGCCGGCGCGGTGCTGGAGGGCCTCGGGCTGTGGTGGGCCCTGCGGATCATGCGGGGCGCCGAGGAGGTGACGGCATGA
- a CDS encoding TadA family conjugal transfer-associated ATPase, producing MRRATVTGAGLPPGLLDGVRRWLAESGAEPTPARVAQALRDQGRVLGDSEVLVAADQLRSELVGSGPLEGLLADPSVSDVLVSAPDRVWVDRGGGLELTDISFPDATAVRRLAQRLAAVAGRRLDDARPWVDARLPDGTRLHAVLPPVAVGCTCLSLRVVRPRAFTLEELIAAGTVPPDGDRVLRALLDARLSFLVSGGTGSGKTTLLSALLGLAGPDERIVLAEDSAELRPDHPHIVRLETRPANQEGAGLVTLEDLVRQALRMRPDRLVVGEVRGAEVVHLLAALNTGHEGSGTVHANAAADVPARLEALGTAAGLDRFALHSQLAAAVSVVLHLVRDRTGRRRIAEVHVLERDPSGLVRTVPALRWGPTAFARERGWQRLRELLRSAGGERQGEGIG from the coding sequence ATGAGGAGGGCGACGGTGACCGGCGCCGGATTGCCTCCCGGCCTGCTCGACGGGGTGCGGCGGTGGCTGGCCGAGAGCGGGGCCGAGCCGACCCCCGCGCGGGTGGCGCAGGCACTGCGGGACCAGGGGCGGGTGCTCGGGGACTCCGAGGTGCTGGTGGCGGCCGACCAGCTGCGGTCGGAGCTGGTCGGCAGCGGGCCGCTGGAAGGGCTCCTGGCCGATCCCTCGGTGAGCGACGTGCTGGTGTCGGCGCCGGACCGGGTCTGGGTGGACCGCGGCGGGGGACTGGAGCTCACCGACATCTCCTTCCCGGACGCGACGGCCGTCCGGCGCCTGGCGCAGCGGCTGGCCGCCGTGGCCGGCCGGCGCCTGGACGATGCCCGGCCCTGGGTCGACGCGCGGCTGCCCGACGGGACCCGGCTGCACGCGGTGCTGCCCCCGGTGGCCGTCGGCTGCACCTGCCTGTCCCTGCGTGTCGTCCGGCCCCGTGCCTTCACCCTCGAGGAGCTGATCGCGGCCGGGACGGTGCCACCGGATGGCGACCGCGTGCTGCGCGCCCTGCTGGACGCCCGGTTGTCGTTCCTGGTCAGCGGCGGGACCGGCAGTGGCAAGACGACGTTGCTGAGTGCGCTGCTGGGACTCGCGGGGCCGGACGAACGCATCGTCCTGGCCGAGGACTCGGCGGAACTGCGGCCCGATCACCCGCACATCGTGCGCCTGGAGACCAGACCCGCCAACCAGGAGGGCGCGGGCCTCGTCACCCTGGAGGACCTGGTGCGGCAGGCGCTGCGGATGCGGCCCGACCGGCTGGTCGTGGGTGAGGTGCGCGGCGCGGAGGTGGTCCACCTGCTGGCCGCCCTCAACACGGGGCACGAAGGCTCCGGAACCGTCCATGCCAACGCCGCCGCCGATGTACCGGCCCGGCTGGAGGCGCTCGGTACGGCCGCCGGACTCGACCGGTTCGCCCTGCACAGCCAGTTGGCGGCCGCCGTCTCGGTGGTGCTGCACCTGGTGCGCGACCGGACCGGAAGGCGGCGGATCGCGGAGGTGCACGTGCTGGAACGGGACCCGTCCGGGCTGGTGCGGACGGTACCGGCGCTGCGGTGGGGGCCGACGGCCTTCGCCCGCGAGCGCGGATGGCAGCGGCTGCGGGAGCTGCTCAGGAGCGCGGGCGGCGAACGGCAGGGAGAGGGGATCGGGTGA